The Micropterus dolomieu isolate WLL.071019.BEF.003 ecotype Adirondacks linkage group LG20, ASM2129224v1, whole genome shotgun sequence genome has a segment encoding these proteins:
- the tox3 gene encoding TOX high mobility group box family member 3 — MDVRFYPSAGGNSIPGDPPNLDFAHCLGYYNFNKFQNNNNYMNMAEANGALLAAGDTFHTPSLGDEEFEIPPITPPPETESGLGLSEVDSPFPTMPEPPALHRGHLIPQFPPQSLDLPSITISRNMMDQEGLSVNNGQRMNVGPGHLRQYPPNPAMVMKSIISMNSPNGMISRNQLTTINQSQLNAQLSLNMAGPNITHTSPSPPASKSATPSPSSSINEDDQDEGNRVIGEKRPAPIDPTKKPKTPKKKKKKDPNEPQKPVSAYALFFRDTQAAIKGQNPNATFGEVSKIVASMWDGLGEEQKQVYKSKTEAAKKEYLKALAAYRASLVSKAAAESAEAQTIRSVQQTLASTSLSPGLVLPSPLNQHPSMSSASQALQQALPRAIAPKPLQMRLGGSQIVTSVTVSHPNMSSGMPPQMLGQMGAGGGMVAGAQSTAVSQMSPPMQPVQQHAMQQLQQQQQMQQHLQHHQMQQQQMHHQQIQQQMQHQHFQHHLQQQLQQHHMQQQQQQQQQQQQQQQQQQQHMQLQHMQLQHQLHHQQIQHLQQQQQQQQQQQQQQQQQQQHQSQCSPPQHSPGTPHSVGGSASLGSPQPAPQQQPHPSQIQAQAHAQVMSQVSIY; from the exons TTCCAGAATAACAACAACTACATGAACATGGCGGAGGCGAACGGTGCCCTGCTCGCTGCTGGTGAT ACTTTTCATACACCCAGCTTGGGAGACGAGGAGTTTGAGATTCCTCCCATCACACCTCCACCTGAGACGGAGTCTGGTCTGGGTCTATCGGAAGTGGACTCACCTTTCCCAACAATGCCAGAGCCCCCAGCTCTGCACAGGGGTCACTTAATCCCTCAGTTCCCCCCTCAGAGCCTGGATCTGCCCTCTATTACCATCTCACGCAACATGATGGACCAGGAAGGGTTGTCTGTCAACAACGGCCAACGGATG AATGTTGGACCAGGCCATCTTCGCCAGTACCCGCCCAACCCAGCCATGGTGATGAAGTCCATCATCAGCATGAACAGCCCCAATGGGATGATATCACGGAATCAGCTGACCACCATCAACCAATCCCAGCTCAACGCACAGCTGAGCCTAAACATGGCCGGGCCAAACATCACACATACTTCCCCATCACCGCCTGCCAGCAAGTCCGCCACGCCATCTCCCTCCAGCTCCATCAACGAAGACGATCAGGACGAGGGCAACAGG GTCATTGGAGAGAAGCGACCAGCCCCCATAGATCCCACAAAGAAGCCCAAGACTcctaagaagaagaagaagaaggatcCCAATGAGCCTCAGAAGCCAGTGTCTGCTTATGCCCTGTTCTTTAGAGACACCCAGGCTGCTATTAAGGGGCAGAATCCCAATGCCACCTTTGGAGAGGTGTCCAAGATTGTGGCCTCCATGTGGGATGGTCTGGGAGAGGAGCAGAAGCAG gtttacaaaagcaaaacagaagCGGCcaaaaaagaatatttaaaaGCCCTCGCCGCATACCGTGCAAGCTTGGTTTCCAAG GCTGCAGCAGAGTCAGCTGAGGCCCAGACTATCCGCTCAGTACAGCAGACCTTGGCCTCCACCAGCCTATCCCCAGGCCTGGTGCTGCCTTCACCCCTCAACCAGCACCCCTCCATGTCATCAGCTTCCCAGGCCCTCCAACAAGCCCTACCACGGGCCATTGCCCCAAAACCTCTGCAGATGAGACTAGGGGGCAGTCAGATCGTGACCTCAGTTACAGTCTCCCACCCGAACATGTCCTCCGGGATGCCACCGCAGATGCTCGGCCAGATGGGTGCTGGAGGTGGCATGGTGGCGGGTGCCCAGTCCACAGCGGTGTCTCAAATGAGCCCACCCATGCAGCCGGTGCAGCAGCATGCGatgcagcagctccagcagcagcagcagatgcagCAACACCTCCAGCACCAtcagatgcagcagcagcagatgcaTCACCAGCAGATCCAGCAGCAGATGCAGCATCAGCATTTCCAACACCACCTCcagcaacagctgcagcagcaccacatgcagcagcagcaacagcagcagcagcagcaacaacaacaacagcaacagcagcagcagcacatgcAACTGCAGCACATGCAGTTGCAGCATCAGCTGCATCATCAACAGATTCAAcatctccagcagcagcagcagcagcagcagcagcaacaacaacaacagcagcagcagcaacaacaccagTCCCAGTGTTCCCCACCCCAGCACTCTCCTGGTACACCCCATTCAGTGGGAGGCTCCGCATCGCTCGGCAGCCCCCAGCCGGCCCCACAGCAGCAACCACACCCCTCCCAAATCCAGGCCCAGGCCCATGCCCAGGTCATGTCCCAGGTCAGCATTTACTGA